In Methanobacterium bryantii, the following proteins share a genomic window:
- a CDS encoding glycosyltransferase family 2 protein: MLYIVFNKDNHNLKNIITTIKGYKTIKKNNLLDVNYYLKNSADVRQSGIEPLLHYLYHGCKEGRNPSFQFDTKYYMQTYKDIQESNLNPLVHYSLFGIYEGRKTKEKVNSDIISNNNNFSRFLANSLISPIIDAPFYEEDKRCFAMMENVAKYLVNLARDMESTTLVSVIMPVYNRVEVVKFAIDSVLNQTYRNIELIIVDDGSDDGTFELIESVKDNRIVLLRNEKCRGVSKARNKALTAAGGKYIAYLDSDNVWDPLYIAAMVGAFCKLPDAEAVYGGQLLFEEKHKEPFAVRFGSFNKSLLTNRNYIDINAFCHVRDVYVRLGGFDEGLRRYVDWDLIMRVAETSKMYSVPVLLSYYYYNNAQNTITNDNRFIGDEDILLKKQKKRIQNNENRLISTPSKMDHKVSIIIPSYESLEDLQECISTILALRTYGSLELIVVDNASSQPVINYLIKLKKENKIKFIQNDVNYGFTYAVNQGIDAAETDNDILILNNDAIITPGAIETMQKTAYELPQCGIVVPQQVLPGGTKTINTHVPYAKSQRDCDVNLSLHHGNIINVPTFHSGELLELNFAPFFCAYIKRDVLNDSMGLDAELGRHYRSDHIFCSYIINMMGLKIYYVPKAVVYHKLQKSTDILCEQSNKNNNFDMISRKNQWNEELMAQLGYKTAIWDF, translated from the coding sequence GTGTTATACATAGTGTTTAATAAAGATAATCATAACCTAAAAAATATTATAACCACCATAAAAGGATATAAAACGATTAAAAAGAATAATTTGCTTGATGTAAATTACTATCTGAAAAATAGTGCTGATGTAAGGCAATCCGGCATAGAACCATTACTTCATTATTTGTATCATGGCTGCAAAGAAGGTCGAAACCCCAGCTTTCAATTCGACACTAAATATTACATGCAAACTTATAAAGATATCCAAGAATCAAACTTAAATCCGCTGGTACATTACAGCTTGTTTGGAATTTATGAAGGAAGAAAAACTAAAGAAAAAGTTAATTCAGATATTATTTCTAATAACAATAATTTTTCTAGGTTTCTTGCAAATTCATTGATATCACCAATAATAGATGCCCCATTCTATGAAGAAGATAAAAGATGCTTTGCAATGATGGAAAATGTGGCAAAATATCTTGTAAATTTAGCCCGTGACATGGAAAGTACAACACTAGTATCTGTGATTATGCCAGTTTACAACAGGGTTGAAGTGGTTAAGTTTGCAATTGATTCTGTTTTAAATCAAACTTACCGCAATATTGAACTTATTATTGTAGATGATGGAAGTGATGATGGGACATTTGAATTAATCGAAAGTGTAAAAGATAATCGAATTGTGCTGCTGCGCAATGAAAAGTGCCGGGGTGTATCTAAAGCACGTAATAAAGCTCTTACAGCTGCGGGTGGTAAATACATTGCTTATCTTGATTCGGATAATGTGTGGGATCCGCTTTACATTGCAGCTATGGTTGGGGCTTTTTGTAAGCTGCCGGATGCTGAAGCAGTTTACGGCGGCCAATTACTCTTTGAAGAAAAACATAAAGAACCATTTGCAGTTCGTTTCGGCAGTTTCAACAAATCATTATTAACTAATCGAAATTATATAGACATTAATGCCTTTTGCCATGTTCGGGATGTTTATGTGCGCCTGGGCGGGTTTGATGAGGGTTTACGACGTTATGTAGACTGGGATTTAATTATGCGCGTGGCTGAAACATCAAAAATGTATTCAGTACCGGTACTGCTTTCTTATTATTACTATAATAATGCTCAAAATACTATTACCAATGATAATCGTTTCATAGGCGATGAGGATATTTTACTGAAAAAACAAAAAAAACGCATTCAGAATAATGAAAATCGATTGATTTCAACGCCATCTAAAATGGATCATAAAGTTAGCATTATTATTCCTAGTTATGAATCACTTGAGGACCTTCAAGAGTGCATTAGCACGATTTTGGCGCTGAGAACATATGGATCTTTGGAACTCATTGTAGTGGATAATGCTTCAAGTCAGCCTGTAATTAATTATCTTATTAAGTTGAAGAAGGAGAATAAAATCAAGTTTATACAAAATGATGTTAATTATGGATTTACTTATGCTGTAAATCAGGGTATTGATGCTGCCGAAACAGATAATGACATCCTTATTTTGAACAATGATGCAATAATAACACCTGGTGCAATTGAGACTATGCAGAAAACAGCGTATGAACTACCTCAGTGTGGAATAGTCGTTCCACAGCAGGTATTGCCTGGTGGAACAAAAACTATAAATACGCATGTTCCTTATGCAAAATCTCAACGTGATTGTGACGTTAATCTGTCATTGCATCATGGAAACATAATTAATGTGCCCACTTTTCACTCAGGTGAATTATTAGAGCTTAATTTCGCCCCATTTTTCTGCGCGTACATTAAACGCGATGTATTAAATGATTCAATGGGTCTTGATGCAGAATTAGGTCGCCATTATCGTTCTGACCATATTTTTTGTAGTTATATAATCAATATGATGGGTTTAAAAATTTATTATGTTCCAAAAGCAGTTGTTTATCACAAACTGCAGAAATCAACCGATATTCTGTGCGAACAATCAAATAAAAACAATAATTTTGACATGATTTCCCGTAAAAATCAATGGAATGAAGAATTAATGGCACAACTTGGTTATAAGACTGCTATTTGGGATTTTTAG
- a CDS encoding UDP-glucose dehydrogenase family protein, protein MKITVIGTGYVGLVTGTCFSEMGNKVYCVDIDNNKIECLKKGIVPIYEPGLEELVIENHKTGDLNFTNELKKGLNDSDICFIAVGTPMGEDGSADLQYVLAAAKEIGQVMSHDLIVVNKSTVPVGTAAKVKSAVTDELEKRGVNYNVYVVSNPEFLKEGSAVADFMHPDRVVVGSDNEEVIQTMKELYAPFTRNHERFIVMDICSAEMTKYAANAMLATRISFMNEMANICEMVGADINHVRNGIGSDSRIGYSFLYPGCGYGGSCLPKDVNALIKTADDYGYNPRILKEVRLVNDEQKYSLVNKIIGRFGNDLSGYTFAVWGLAFKPGTDDMREAPSVVIINELLELGARINSYDPKAADIAGNYYFKDENNIEFVNNKYEALNNADAMVLVTEWKEFKSPDFYEIAQRIKNKIIFDGRNQYNKDTLEKIGFEYYQIGNSQPGITKRYSPVDLVQDIPSLDLKSGK, encoded by the coding sequence ATGAAGATTACAGTCATTGGAACAGGTTATGTCGGCTTAGTTACAGGTACATGCTTTTCAGAGATGGGAAATAAGGTTTACTGTGTTGATATTGATAATAATAAGATTGAATGTTTAAAGAAAGGTATTGTTCCCATATATGAGCCGGGTTTGGAAGAATTAGTTATCGAGAATCATAAAACTGGTGATTTAAATTTTACCAACGAATTGAAAAAAGGTTTAAATGATTCTGATATTTGTTTTATAGCAGTGGGCACGCCTATGGGTGAAGATGGGAGTGCTGACTTGCAGTATGTGCTTGCAGCAGCTAAAGAAATAGGTCAGGTAATGTCGCATGATTTAATCGTGGTTAATAAATCAACAGTTCCAGTAGGGACTGCTGCAAAGGTTAAAAGTGCAGTCACTGATGAATTGGAAAAAAGAGGCGTCAATTATAATGTCTACGTTGTGTCCAACCCTGAATTTTTAAAGGAAGGTTCTGCAGTTGCAGATTTCATGCACCCCGATAGGGTTGTTGTAGGTTCTGATAACGAAGAGGTTATCCAGACTATGAAAGAATTATATGCTCCTTTTACCAGGAATCATGAAAGGTTCATAGTTATGGATATCTGCAGTGCAGAAATGACTAAATATGCAGCTAATGCAATGCTGGCCACCCGTATTTCATTTATGAATGAAATGGCCAACATCTGTGAAATGGTCGGTGCAGATATTAACCATGTTAGAAATGGAATAGGCAGCGACAGCAGAATAGGGTACAGCTTTTTATACCCTGGATGCGGATATGGAGGGAGCTGCCTTCCAAAGGATGTTAATGCTTTAATTAAAACTGCTGATGATTATGGTTATAATCCAAGGATATTAAAAGAAGTAAGGTTAGTAAATGACGAACAAAAGTATTCGCTGGTAAATAAAATAATAGGACGGTTTGGTAATGATCTGTCAGGATATACTTTTGCAGTATGGGGATTAGCATTTAAACCAGGGACTGATGATATGAGAGAAGCCCCATCGGTGGTTATTATTAATGAACTCCTGGAGTTAGGTGCCAGAATTAACAGTTACGATCCGAAAGCTGCAGATATCGCAGGAAATTACTATTTTAAAGATGAAAATAACATAGAATTTGTAAACAACAAGTATGAAGCATTAAATAATGCTGACGCTATGGTACTTGTAACAGAATGGAAAGAATTTAAGAGCCCTGACTTTTATGAAATAGCTCAAAGGATCAAGAATAAAATCATTTTTGATGGAAGAAACCAGTATAACAAAGATACCTTGGAAAAAATAGGATTTGAATATTATCAGATAGGTAATAGTCAACCAGGAATAACTAAACGGTATTCGCCTGTGGATTTAGTACAGGATATACCTTCTTTAGATTTAAAATCAGGTAAATAA
- a CDS encoding glycosyltransferase family protein: MIKIKGRSINRQLISRFPSLYILFNMNETGIKNALINLKGYNAIKKNHLLDIKFYLKNNKSVKLSGMDPILHYIYHGFREGKKPNPSFNGNYYLETYADVKESKLNPLVHYSLYGLNEGRKTIKKNRHLAVLTKDQIKKKYDEILNKNRNYVDIYQFDKHNPLVSIILLNRNGFEHLKRLFKNFERNIQYPNYEIILIDNASTDNSIIFLEKLSESLPIRIIKNSKNKSFSEASNQGAKIAKGEYLLLLNNDVEPLYGWLNQMMQTALESDDIGAVGAKLIYPDCSNSKHNKNNSFKIQHMGITFKDENGFIKPYNLGNTEPFDDECDLEVERAAVTAAALLVKKGKYWQVGGLDERFNYGYEDVDLCLKLHKNGYKNMYCAKAVLFHYEFGTQEKDKSKEVKDRRLNNRRIFCQKWNKWLYKQLFMDKLNNNLLFSERPLKVAFAVTENGENASAGDCFTAVELGESLKKFGWEISFLSRRGSENWYDIKGDIDVVISLLDVYDPRKIRCPNKSLIKIAWLRNWFDRWISNPGFADYDILFASSQTACNYIKEKNGIKPLLFPLATNMDQFNVNIPKSEEYLCDYCFTGSYWNDHREIIGMLDPESMPYKFKLYGKNWDKVDKFRKYDQGFIKYFKLPEVYASTKIVIDDANRVTKKYGSVNSRVYDAIASGALVLTNGERGARETFSGKLPVFRSKEELNDLIKYYMINDGARIAKVKELQDFVLENHTYENRANKLKEVLKQHISKTRISIKISVHDTKGAHRWGDYHFALALKKEFEKNNYDVVIHTVSQWDEMDNSDVVLVLRGLKRYKPKQHQYNIMWNISHPDLVTIEEYNEYDHVFIASDNWANELKNKLNVPVESLLQCTDPELFYFEHSEDYKHDLLFVGNSRHVFRKIVNDLLPTDKDFGLYGGLWDQFIDKKYICGRYIPNGELHKAYSSCKILLNDHWPDMAEKGFISNRLFDGFASGAFIISDEINGAEEIFGDALITYSNSGELHEMIDYYLNNDLERVKKVEKAKKIVLTHHTFAKRVERILEVILQGKLSIKY, translated from the coding sequence ATGATAAAAATAAAAGGTAGATCAATCAATCGACAGTTAATTTCAAGGTTCCCCAGCTTGTATATTCTTTTTAATATGAATGAAACAGGCATTAAAAATGCTTTAATTAATCTTAAAGGATATAATGCCATTAAAAAGAATCACTTGCTTGATATAAAATTTTATTTAAAAAATAATAAAAGTGTTAAGTTATCGGGTATGGATCCTATTTTACATTATATATATCATGGTTTTAGGGAAGGTAAAAAACCTAATCCTTCATTCAATGGTAATTACTATTTAGAGACATATGCTGATGTCAAAGAATCAAAATTAAATCCATTGGTTCATTATAGTTTATATGGGCTAAATGAGGGGCGAAAAACAATTAAAAAAAATAGACATCTAGCTGTATTGACAAAAGATCAAATTAAAAAAAAATATGATGAAATTTTAAATAAAAACCGAAATTATGTAGATATTTATCAGTTTGATAAACACAATCCTTTGGTTTCTATTATTCTATTAAATAGAAATGGGTTTGAACATTTGAAAAGGTTATTTAAAAATTTTGAAAGAAATATTCAGTATCCAAACTATGAAATTATATTAATAGATAATGCGTCAACAGATAACTCTATAATTTTTTTAGAAAAACTTTCAGAATCGTTGCCAATTAGAATCATAAAAAATAGTAAAAATAAGTCTTTTTCTGAGGCGAGTAATCAAGGGGCTAAAATTGCAAAAGGGGAATATTTACTGCTTTTGAATAATGATGTTGAGCCTCTTTACGGCTGGTTAAATCAGATGATGCAAACTGCATTAGAATCTGATGATATTGGTGCGGTAGGTGCTAAATTAATTTATCCTGATTGTTCTAATTCAAAGCATAATAAAAATAATTCCTTTAAAATTCAGCACATGGGAATAACCTTTAAAGATGAGAATGGTTTTATAAAGCCATATAATCTTGGCAATACAGAACCTTTTGATGATGAATGTGATTTAGAAGTAGAAAGAGCAGCTGTAACTGCTGCAGCACTACTTGTGAAGAAAGGTAAATACTGGCAGGTTGGTGGGCTGGATGAAAGGTTTAATTATGGTTATGAAGATGTGGATTTATGTCTTAAACTTCATAAAAATGGTTATAAAAATATGTACTGTGCTAAAGCTGTTTTATTCCACTATGAATTTGGAACACAGGAAAAGGATAAAAGTAAAGAAGTAAAGGACAGACGTCTAAATAATAGGAGGATATTCTGCCAGAAATGGAATAAATGGTTATATAAACAGTTGTTTATGGATAAATTAAATAATAATCTTTTATTTTCTGAAAGACCTTTGAAAGTTGCATTTGCAGTTACTGAAAATGGTGAAAATGCTTCAGCAGGGGATTGTTTTACTGCAGTTGAGTTAGGGGAAAGCCTGAAAAAATTTGGCTGGGAAATTAGTTTTTTATCAAGAAGAGGATCTGAAAACTGGTATGATATTAAAGGAGATATAGATGTTGTAATATCTTTGTTAGATGTCTACGACCCTCGGAAAATCAGGTGTCCGAATAAATCTTTAATTAAAATTGCTTGGCTTCGGAACTGGTTTGATAGATGGATCTCTAATCCTGGTTTTGCAGATTATGATATACTGTTTGCATCAAGTCAAACTGCATGTAATTATATAAAAGAAAAAAATGGGATAAAACCTTTATTATTTCCACTTGCCACCAATATGGATCAATTTAACGTAAATATCCCAAAAAGCGAAGAATATTTATGTGATTATTGTTTTACCGGAAGTTACTGGAATGACCACCGGGAAATCATCGGCATGTTAGACCCAGAAAGTATGCCCTATAAATTTAAATTATATGGAAAAAACTGGGATAAAGTGGATAAGTTTAGAAAATATGATCAGGGATTTATAAAGTATTTTAAGCTACCAGAGGTATATGCATCTACCAAAATAGTTATCGATGATGCTAACAGAGTAACCAAAAAATATGGCTCTGTTAACAGCAGGGTCTACGATGCTATTGCCAGTGGAGCTTTGGTATTAACGAATGGGGAACGGGGTGCAAGAGAAACTTTCAGTGGTAAATTGCCAGTTTTTAGATCTAAAGAGGAGTTGAATGATTTAATCAAGTATTATATGATTAATGATGGTGCAAGAATTGCTAAAGTCAAGGAGTTACAGGATTTTGTACTTGAAAATCATACCTATGAAAACCGGGCCAATAAATTAAAAGAAGTTTTAAAGCAACATATTTCAAAAACTAGAATTTCCATTAAAATATCAGTACATGATACAAAAGGTGCACATAGATGGGGAGATTACCATTTTGCATTGGCTTTGAAAAAAGAATTTGAGAAAAATAACTATGATGTTGTTATCCATACAGTTTCACAATGGGATGAAATGGATAATTCAGATGTAGTTCTAGTTCTTAGGGGATTAAAGAGATATAAACCTAAACAACATCAATATAACATTATGTGGAACATTTCACACCCGGATTTAGTAACTATTGAAGAATATAATGAATATGATCATGTTTTCATCGCATCAGATAACTGGGCAAATGAGTTAAAAAATAAACTTAATGTACCTGTTGAGTCTTTACTTCAATGTACAGATCCTGAATTATTTTATTTTGAACATTCTGAAGACTATAAACATGATCTGTTATTTGTTGGTAACAGTAGGCATGTATTCCGGAAAATTGTAAATGATTTATTACCTACAGATAAGGATTTTGGGCTGTATGGTGGGTTATGGGACCAATTCATTGATAAGAAATATATCTGCGGACGATATATTCCTAATGGGGAATTGCATAAAGCATATTCGTCCTGTAAAATTTTACTCAATGATCACTGGCCAGATATGGCAGAAAAAGGTTTTATATCTAACCGTTTATTTGATGGGTTTGCTTCAGGGGCATTTATAATTTCAGATGAGATAAACGGAGCTGAAGAGATTTTTGGTGATGCTCTGATTACATACTCTAATTCTGGTGAATTGCATGAGATGATAGATTACTATCTAAATAATGATCTTGAAAGGGTTAAAAAAGTTGAAAAAGCAAAAAAAATAGTATTGACTCATCATACATTTGCTAAAAGAGTTGAGCGTATTTTGGAGGTTATACTCCAAGGAAAATTATCAATTAAATACTAA
- a CDS encoding glycosyltransferase family protein codes for MNNSETAVKNSKTLKGRLRRVRNNYNGQFKLVKYQISSLKSWLFNSQLVKSFEKPEVALTKEEINRKYSELLAENKSKVSLYSFEDNCPMVSIIILNRNGENHLKRLFNDFKEDIQYPNYEMIVIDNASTDGSIKFLEKLSESLPITIIKNSENRSFSEANNHAAKIANGEYLLLLNNDVEPLYGWLNQMMQTALKSDDIGAVGAKLIYPDCSNSKHNKNNSFKIQHMGIAFKDENGFVKPYNLGNVEPFDTCSNYDKERAAVTAAALLVRKDRYLQVGGLDERFNYGYEDVDFCLKLHKNGYKNRYCAKAVLFHYEFGTQEKDKSKEVMGRRLNNRKIFQQKWNKWLYEQLLLDKLNNNLLFSEKPLKIAFAVTENGEDASAGDCFTAVELGESLKKFGWEISFLSRRGSENWYDIKGDIDVVISLLDVYDPRKIRCTNKSLIKIAWLRNWFNRWISNPFFTDYDIIFASSRTACNHVKDKSGLEVLLLPIATNSTRFNDTIPQNSRYLSDYCFTGSYWNDHREIIDMLDPESMPYEFKLYGKNWEGIDKFKKYDHGFIKYFKLPEVYASTKIVIDDANRVTRKYGAVNSRVYDALASGALVLTNGELGAERTFRGKLPVFNSKDELNELIDYYLTNESIRIAKVKELQEFVLENHTYENRANTLKEVLKQHILKTKISIKIPVPKWREVHEWGDYYLALGLKKELERNNCDVIIQILPEWDNGDDINCDVVIVLRGLNRYHPKLNHYNIMWNISHPDLVSIEEYNQYDHVLIASEIWADKVREIVCVPVDAMLQCTDPELFYPEQCEEYKHELLFVGNSRKSFRKIIKDLLPTDKDLGIYGMNWKRFVWKNGRKYVKGKYIPNNQLRKAYSSCKILLNDHWDDMREKGFLSNRLFDGFAAGAFIISDDIKGVSDVFGNAVITYDAADELNYLIDSYLKDEKKRDKISKKGKKIVLNKHTYQNRVEHILDIIGGK; via the coding sequence ATGAATAATTCAGAGACAGCAGTAAAAAATTCAAAGACATTGAAAGGCAGACTGAGAAGAGTTAGAAATAATTACAACGGCCAGTTTAAACTGGTAAAATATCAAATTAGCTCTCTTAAAAGCTGGCTGTTCAATTCTCAGTTAGTAAAAAGCTTTGAAAAACCTGAAGTAGCGTTAACTAAAGAAGAGATAAATAGAAAATATAGTGAATTATTGGCTGAAAATAAGTCAAAGGTAAGTTTATATTCTTTTGAAGATAACTGCCCTATGGTTTCAATTATAATATTAAATAGAAATGGAGAAAACCATTTAAAAAGATTGTTCAATGATTTTAAAGAGGACATCCAGTATCCAAACTATGAAATGATTGTCATAGATAATGCATCAACAGACGGCTCTATAAAGTTTTTAGAAAAGCTTTCAGAATCGTTGCCAATTACAATCATAAAAAACAGTGAAAATCGATCTTTTTCTGAGGCAAACAACCATGCAGCCAAAATTGCAAATGGGGAATATTTACTGCTTTTGAATAATGATGTTGAGCCTCTTTACGGCTGGCTTAATCAGATGATGCAAACAGCGTTAAAATCTGATGATATTGGTGCGGTAGGTGCCAAATTAATTTATCCGGACTGTTCTAATTCAAAACATAATAAAAATAATTCTTTTAAAATCCAGCACATGGGAATAGCCTTTAAGGATGAGAATGGTTTTGTAAAGCCGTATAATCTGGGTAATGTTGAACCTTTTGATACCTGCAGTAATTATGACAAGGAAAGGGCTGCTGTTACAGCTGCGGCACTGCTTGTTCGCAAAGATAGATACTTGCAGGTTGGTGGACTGGATGAAAGGTTCAATTATGGTTATGAAGATGTGGATTTCTGTCTTAAACTTCATAAAAATGGTTATAAAAATAGGTACTGTGCTAAAGCTGTTTTATTCCACTATGAATTTGGAACACAGGAAAAGGATAAAAGTAAAGAGGTAATGGGTAGGCGTTTAAACAATAGAAAAATATTCCAGCAGAAATGGAACAAATGGTTATATGAGCAGTTGCTTTTGGATAAATTAAATAATAATCTCTTATTTTCTGAAAAACCTTTGAAAATTGCCTTTGCAGTTACTGAAAATGGTGAAGATGCTTCAGCAGGGGATTGTTTTACTGCAGTTGAGTTAGGGGAAAGCCTGAAAAAATTTGGCTGGGAAATTAGTTTTTTATCAAGAAGAGGATCTGAAAACTGGTATGATATTAAAGGAGACATAGATGTTGTAATATCTTTGTTAGATGTCTACGACCCTCGGAAAATCAGGTGCACAAATAAATCTTTAATTAAAATTGCCTGGCTTCGAAACTGGTTTAACAGATGGATTTCTAATCCCTTTTTTACAGATTATGATATCATTTTTGCATCCAGCAGAACAGCCTGTAATCACGTAAAGGATAAAAGTGGACTGGAAGTATTATTATTGCCTATTGCCACTAATTCAACCAGATTTAACGATACTATTCCTCAAAACAGCAGGTATTTGAGTGATTACTGTTTTACAGGCAGCTACTGGAATGACCACCGGGAAATTATCGACATGTTAGACCCGGAAAGTATGCCATATGAATTTAAATTATATGGGAAGAACTGGGAGGGGATTGATAAATTTAAAAAATATGATCATGGATTTATAAAGTATTTTAAGCTGCCGGAGGTATATGCATCTACCAAAATAGTTATTGACGATGCTAACAGAGTAACCAGGAAATATGGCGCTGTTAACAGCAGAGTTTATGATGCTCTGGCCAGCGGGGCTTTGGTATTAACTAACGGTGAACTGGGGGCCGAAAGAACATTTAGGGGTAAATTACCTGTTTTTAACTCTAAAGATGAGTTAAATGAATTGATAGACTATTATTTAACTAATGAAAGTATAAGGATTGCTAAAGTCAAAGAACTGCAAGAATTTGTACTTGAAAATCATACCTATGAAAACAGGGCCAATACATTAAAAGAAGTTTTAAAACAGCATATTTTAAAAACAAAAATTTCTATCAAAATACCAGTACCTAAATGGAGGGAAGTTCATGAATGGGGGGATTATTATCTGGCATTAGGCTTAAAAAAAGAATTAGAACGAAATAACTGTGATGTTATTATACAGATACTGCCAGAATGGGATAATGGAGATGATATCAACTGTGATGTGGTTATAGTTTTAAGGGGTTTAAACAGGTACCATCCAAAACTTAATCATTACAATATTATGTGGAATATTTCACATCCAGATTTAGTAAGCATTGAAGAATATAATCAATATGATCACGTGTTAATCGCTTCAGAAATATGGGCGGATAAAGTCAGAGAAATTGTGTGCGTTCCAGTAGATGCAATGCTGCAGTGCACAGATCCTGAATTATTTTATCCTGAGCAGTGCGAAGAATATAAACATGAATTACTGTTTGTTGGGAATTCAAGAAAATCATTTAGAAAAATAATAAAGGATTTACTGCCTACAGATAAAGATTTGGGAATTTATGGGATGAACTGGAAGAGATTTGTCTGGAAAAATGGTAGAAAATATGTAAAAGGCAAATATATTCCAAATAACCAGTTAAGAAAAGCTTATTCTTCATGTAAAATATTACTCAACGATCACTGGGATGATATGAGAGAGAAAGGGTTTCTTTCAAATCGATTATTTGACGGGTTTGCAGCAGGGGCTTTTATTATATCTGATGATATTAAAGGGGTAAGTGATGTTTTTGGAAATGCTGTGATTACATATGATGCTGCTGATGAACTCAATTATTTGATTGATAGTTACTTAAAAGATGAAAAAAAACGGGATAAAATCTCAAAAAAAGGGAAAAAAATTGTATTAAATAAACATACCTATCAAAACAGAGTAGAACATATTTTGGATATTATTGGAGGTAAATAA